The following are encoded together in the Pseudoclavibacter endophyticus genome:
- a CDS encoding AEC family transporter, with translation MLGVIQGFTVIGVIIGVGVLLGKTGWLGPHAPGVLTKLAFWVATPSLLFTVLADADLATLVSAQFIVSTIVMLSMALLVAVIAAVFRWGIRDGAVAALSSSYVNAGNLGIPIAVYVLGDATLVVPVMLAQLLLMAPVFTTILDVAAARSLGTRLRWWRIALRPFQNPIVIGALLGALVSLIGLPIPEFVFEPLALIGGMTVPAVLLAFGISMLDNAVPLRGPERGRVLIATVVKMVVHPIVAWLVAAYAFGLDGAQLLAVVVTAALPTAQNVFTYASQYGTAVRLARETVLVTTVLSVPAILIVTILVHP, from the coding sequence ATGCTCGGAGTCATTCAGGGCTTCACCGTCATCGGCGTCATCATCGGCGTCGGCGTGCTGCTCGGAAAGACCGGCTGGCTCGGCCCCCACGCGCCAGGCGTGCTCACCAAGCTCGCATTCTGGGTGGCGACGCCGTCGCTGTTGTTCACCGTGCTCGCCGATGCCGACCTCGCGACACTGGTTTCCGCCCAGTTCATCGTGTCGACCATCGTGATGCTCTCGATGGCGCTCCTCGTCGCGGTCATCGCCGCGGTCTTCCGCTGGGGCATCCGCGACGGGGCGGTGGCGGCGCTGTCGTCGAGTTACGTGAACGCCGGGAACCTCGGCATCCCGATCGCCGTGTACGTGCTCGGCGACGCAACGCTCGTCGTTCCCGTCATGCTCGCGCAGCTGCTCCTCATGGCACCCGTCTTCACGACCATCCTCGATGTCGCGGCGGCGCGCAGCCTCGGCACGCGGCTGCGGTGGTGGCGCATCGCGCTGCGGCCCTTTCAGAACCCCATCGTGATCGGAGCGCTGCTCGGCGCCCTCGTCAGCCTCATCGGCCTGCCCATCCCGGAGTTCGTCTTCGAGCCGCTTGCGCTCATCGGCGGCATGACGGTGCCGGCCGTGCTCCTCGCATTCGGTATCTCGATGCTCGACAACGCCGTGCCGCTGCGCGGCCCGGAGCGCGGCAGGGTCCTCATCGCGACCGTCGTCAAGATGGTGGTGCACCCGATCGTCGCGTGGCTCGTCGCCGCGTACGCGTTCGGGCTCGATGGCGCGCAACTGCTTGCCGTCGTCGTCACGGCGGCGCTCCCGACGGCCCAGAACGTGTTCACCTATGCGAGTCAGTACGGCACGGCGGTGCGTCTCGCGCGCGAGACCGTGCTCGTCACGACGGTACTCAGCGTGCCCGCGATCCTCATCGTGACGATTCTCGTACACCCGTAG
- a CDS encoding HtaA domain-containing protein: MDASTQDAAAEWRGELRWVVKASFAAYVRSSEGRIEVSGGAREDDGEYVFPRGVDGVQVDGELPRGIAKFTGAVRFIAHGGMLDVTIASPELVFQGDVQTLVAANGAGEPIVLATLDVGGPLERDDVLEWIGVTPTLTSAGSAAFNNVYPAQSDLDPLSFQLMR, encoded by the coding sequence ATGGATGCTTCGACGCAGGATGCCGCGGCCGAGTGGCGCGGCGAGCTTCGGTGGGTGGTCAAGGCGTCGTTCGCGGCGTACGTGCGTTCGAGCGAGGGTCGTATCGAGGTGTCGGGCGGGGCGCGCGAAGACGACGGCGAGTACGTGTTCCCCCGCGGCGTGGACGGGGTGCAGGTCGATGGCGAGCTGCCCCGCGGGATCGCGAAGTTCACGGGTGCGGTGCGCTTCATCGCGCACGGCGGCATGCTCGACGTCACGATCGCGAGCCCGGAGCTCGTATTCCAGGGCGATGTGCAGACGCTCGTCGCGGCGAATGGGGCCGGCGAGCCGATCGTCCTCGCGACGCTCGACGTCGGCGGGCCGCTCGAACGCGATGACGTGCTCGAGTGGATCGGCGTGACGCCAACGCTCACGAGCGCCGGCTCCGCCGCGTTCAACAATGTGTATCCGGCGCAGAGCGATCTCGATCCGCTGAGCTTCCAGCTCATGCGGTAG
- a CDS encoding beta-class carbonic anhydrase, with protein sequence MSIIDRLVEHNVEYAKTYRGDYPLRPSKQVAVVACMDSRLDVFAMLGLGLGEAHIIRNAGGVITDDMIRSLTISQRMLGTREIVLLHHTNCGLNTFTEDEFDDLLLRETGARAHWKAESFRDVDQSVRESIRRITQSPFVPFTDNVRGFVVDVETGLLREVMRDDAEE encoded by the coding sequence GTGAGCATCATCGACAGACTGGTCGAGCACAACGTCGAGTACGCGAAGACCTATCGCGGCGACTATCCGCTCCGGCCGTCGAAGCAGGTCGCCGTGGTCGCGTGCATGGACTCGCGACTCGACGTGTTCGCGATGCTCGGGCTGGGCCTCGGTGAGGCGCACATCATCCGGAACGCCGGCGGCGTGATCACCGACGACATGATCCGCTCGCTGACGATCTCTCAGCGCATGCTCGGCACTCGCGAGATCGTGCTGCTCCACCACACCAACTGCGGGCTCAACACCTTCACCGAAGACGAGTTCGACGACCTGCTGCTTCGGGAGACGGGGGCCCGCGCGCACTGGAAGGCCGAGTCGTTCCGCGATGTCGACCAAAGCGTGCGCGAGTCGATCCGGCGCATCACGCAAAGCCCCTTCGTGCCGTTCACCGACAACGTGCGGGGATTCGTCGTCGACGTCGAGACGGGGCTGTTGCGCGAGGTCATGCGCGACGACGCGGAGGAGTGA
- a CDS encoding DNA-3-methyladenine glycosylase I, which translates to MSEIAESEATKTGLVVGDDGLVRPAWAARDPLLRDYYDTEWGLPVRDERGVFERLALESFQSGLSWATVLRKRPAFRAAFAGFEPDAVAAFGQTDVERLLDDAAIIRNRAKIEATIANARATVALRDDPDEDGLAGIIWRHRPQRTLAPARLDEVPSTSAESVALARELKRRGFRFVGPTTMFALMEAIGAIDTHLVGSHRRGSSGLWDATGEWVGP; encoded by the coding sequence ATGAGTGAGATTGCCGAGTCCGAGGCGACCAAGACCGGCCTCGTTGTCGGTGACGACGGGTTGGTGCGGCCCGCCTGGGCGGCGCGCGATCCGCTGCTGCGCGACTACTACGACACGGAGTGGGGCCTGCCCGTGCGCGATGAGCGGGGCGTGTTCGAGCGGCTGGCACTCGAGTCGTTTCAGTCAGGCCTGTCGTGGGCGACGGTCCTGCGCAAGCGGCCGGCGTTTCGTGCCGCGTTCGCCGGCTTCGAACCGGATGCCGTCGCGGCGTTCGGCCAGACCGACGTCGAGCGCTTGCTCGATGACGCCGCCATCATCCGCAACCGGGCCAAGATCGAGGCGACCATCGCCAACGCGCGGGCCACGGTCGCGCTGCGCGACGACCCCGACGAGGACGGGCTCGCGGGCATCATCTGGCGCCACCGTCCCCAGCGCACCCTCGCGCCCGCTCGCCTCGACGAGGTGCCGAGTACGTCGGCCGAGTCGGTGGCGCTCGCCCGGGAGCTCAAACGGCGGGGGTTCCGGTTCGTCGGCCCGACGACGATGTTCGCGCTCATGGAGGCGATCGGCGCCATCGACACGCACCTCGTCGGGAGTCACCGCCGGGGCAGCTCGGGCTTGTGGGACGCCACCGGCGAGTGGGTGGGGCCGTAG
- a CDS encoding esterase/lipase family protein → MIGVIADQLEGIARQVRVLACSWRAARRFVPAKAGYPAVVPLAGIFERWEHLQPLLLHLNRIGFGVHVVPQLKRNFDRVDVLADVLIDDLDRHGLRDVALLAHSKGGITGKVALLRDARAERIRHLIAIATPFKGSRLVTLVTGARAASIADLGPSSRMTVKLSLHAEADHRITSIFATFDEMIAVRTQVALGRNIEAVRLGHHSVLSSREVHEHVALELARVYGLPPRLEPEHVPWYEVLSGRKRDIARDYGFAVGWQLRSLVPDPGRLRTWRRGESGRAPVVLLPGVLERWPFLRPMGDRLHRAGHPVYAVEMLGTNWRAAPEQVRHVLDVLDEHGLRDVVLVAHSKGGLIGKLAMLDQRATDRIVGMVTVATPFNGSPYARYFLDPVIREFSPRHPVIRGLGAELEINAKIVSIWPAFDQHIPTTSRLPGARANVEVPGTGHFRILSSGVVLDAVQEHVRGFELGGTASDGPLSGAVSAAERTAVDAERG, encoded by the coding sequence GTGATCGGCGTCATCGCCGACCAGCTCGAGGGAATCGCCCGGCAGGTGCGTGTGCTCGCGTGTTCGTGGCGCGCCGCCAGGCGCTTCGTGCCTGCAAAGGCCGGGTATCCGGCCGTCGTGCCGCTCGCGGGCATCTTCGAGCGCTGGGAACACCTGCAGCCGTTGCTGTTGCACCTGAATCGCATTGGGTTCGGCGTGCACGTGGTTCCGCAGCTCAAGCGGAACTTCGACCGGGTCGACGTTCTCGCCGACGTGCTCATCGACGATCTCGATCGGCACGGGCTCCGCGACGTCGCGCTGCTCGCGCACAGCAAGGGCGGCATCACCGGCAAGGTTGCGCTGCTGCGGGACGCGCGTGCGGAACGCATCCGGCATCTCATCGCCATCGCGACGCCGTTCAAGGGCTCGCGGCTTGTGACGCTCGTGACCGGCGCGCGTGCCGCGAGCATCGCCGACCTCGGACCGTCGAGCCGGATGACCGTCAAGCTGTCGCTGCATGCGGAGGCCGATCACCGCATCACGTCGATCTTCGCGACGTTCGACGAGATGATCGCGGTCCGCACCCAGGTCGCCCTCGGACGCAACATCGAGGCGGTGCGGCTGGGTCACCATTCGGTGCTCTCGAGCCGGGAGGTGCACGAGCACGTGGCCCTCGAGCTCGCGCGTGTATACGGGTTGCCGCCGCGCCTCGAACCCGAGCACGTGCCCTGGTACGAGGTGCTGTCGGGCCGGAAGCGTGACATCGCGCGGGACTACGGCTTCGCGGTTGGCTGGCAACTGCGCAGCCTCGTTCCTGACCCCGGACGTCTACGCACGTGGCGCCGCGGCGAGTCGGGGCGCGCGCCGGTCGTGCTGCTGCCCGGCGTGCTCGAGCGGTGGCCGTTCCTGCGTCCGATGGGCGACCGGCTGCATCGCGCGGGTCACCCCGTCTACGCGGTCGAGATGCTCGGTACCAATTGGCGTGCCGCGCCCGAACAGGTGCGGCACGTGCTCGATGTCCTCGACGAGCACGGCCTGCGCGATGTCGTGCTCGTCGCCCACAGCAAGGGCGGGCTCATCGGCAAGCTCGCCATGCTCGACCAGCGTGCCACCGACCGCATCGTCGGCATGGTCACGGTCGCGACGCCGTTCAACGGGTCGCCCTACGCCAGGTATTTCCTCGACCCCGTGATTCGCGAGTTCTCGCCGCGGCATCCGGTGATTCGGGGGCTTGGTGCCGAGCTCGAGATCAACGCGAAGATCGTGTCGATTTGGCCGGCGTTCGATCAGCACATTCCCACGACCTCCCGCCTGCCGGGCGCGCGGGCCAACGTCGAGGTGCCTGGCACGGGTCACTTCCGCATCCTGTCGTCGGGCGTCGTGCTCGATGCCGTGCAGGAGCACGTACGCGGGTTCGAGCTGGGCGGCACGGCGAGCGACGGTCCGCTGTCGGGGGCGGTGAGCGCGGCTGAGAGAACAGCGGTTGACGCTGAGCGCGGCTGA
- a CDS encoding DNA polymerase III subunit alpha → MAFVHLHVASAFSSHHGTAWPEALVAAAAESGAPAAAITDRDGLSGAVRHIRACIAAGIAPIVGVDLALVPSRRRPGRAGRAPGTSAGGAAAGLPLPDPPTRARVAVLAHGHNDGAGWAALSRLVSAAHTSRRGERAAAAGTVNRTAGLARERFAPFLLGTDTPVGTLLLGPSSDVGLAVAAGERARAERLLRHWHEQLPGTVAVEIVCHLTEPGRPASLRHATRMLELAAACRVPAVLTNQVRYLQPDDAVTGDVLDAAGTLRPLGEFEPQPNAQAWHKPEPLMRALAELVAGRTDLGSAGAERLLAATAELAERAELDPDADVRWRQPKLPEPEVVGIAGDPDQQLLQRCESGITERYSGLRGGDRDRVLRRLGHELATIRNFGFATFFLSVANVTDLIRDMGVRVQARGSGAGSLVNYALRISNVDPLEHDLLFERFLGRARTTLPDIDVDVESARRHDVYHAIFERYGSNRVTLLSMQSRYRARGAVRDAGLALGLDDAQIDLVAKQLWRFDAGQFREAIATKPELAPLAGMLHDDESLDLLVELTERLDRLPRHISMHPCGVLLGNDELLSVTPVQPSGIGLPMSQFDKDDIDDLGLLKLDVLGVRMQSALAFASDEIERIHGPRAALAGGIPVDAPYVTPTGRVVLDDIPHDDEATFEHIRTTNTLGMFQIESPGQRELIGKMQPDEYEDLIADISLFRPGPMKGNMVGPFLDVKHGYTSPQYLHPTFAPFLRETYGVVIYHEHVLRILHLCMGVDLAEADELRRLMEKRGESIEERFRRETAANVDERGRRRYSDADIDRIWRVLEGFGSFGFCKAHGAAFALPTWQSAWLKTHYPAEFFAGLLTHDPGMYPKRLLVGDARRMGIPILPLDVNRSGLDYRVERVRDTPPGQATQPGDLGVRLALTEVQGATAAELDRILSERPFTSLGDVAERARPSRRLFERLALVGALDAVVGVPPEPLGLATISAPRGGGPATVTRGAAATSAPPAPSRTDVVARVRELSAGRRAPARRPDEAQLPMLFDVHGTIEPRLPPPAPRERVIDELDILGIDLSEHVIDSYRPMLDELGVTRAGDLLDLRGGSDVLVAGIRVATQTPPMRSGKRVVFISVDDGTGCADATFFDEAQHKSGPLLFGTKLLVIRGTTRRTGERGVSIQAKQAWDLKQLWSEWNAAGAAAQTAAAAGG, encoded by the coding sequence GTGGCGTTCGTTCACCTGCACGTGGCATCGGCCTTTTCGTCGCATCACGGCACGGCCTGGCCCGAAGCACTCGTGGCGGCCGCCGCCGAGAGCGGCGCGCCTGCGGCGGCGATCACCGACCGCGACGGCCTCTCGGGCGCGGTCCGGCACATCCGCGCCTGCATCGCGGCCGGGATCGCCCCCATCGTCGGCGTCGACCTCGCCCTCGTGCCGTCGCGCCGCCGCCCCGGGCGCGCTGGTCGGGCTCCGGGGACATCTGCCGGCGGTGCTGCAGCCGGCCTGCCGCTGCCCGATCCGCCGACTCGCGCCCGCGTGGCCGTGCTCGCGCACGGGCACAACGACGGCGCGGGATGGGCCGCGCTCTCGCGCCTCGTGTCGGCCGCGCACACGTCTCGGCGCGGCGAGCGCGCGGCCGCGGCCGGCACGGTCAACCGCACGGCGGGGCTCGCCCGCGAACGCTTCGCGCCGTTCCTCCTCGGCACCGACACTCCGGTGGGCACGCTGCTGCTCGGCCCCTCGTCCGATGTCGGCTTGGCGGTCGCGGCCGGCGAGCGCGCGCGCGCTGAGCGCCTGCTGCGACACTGGCACGAGCAGCTGCCGGGTACCGTTGCGGTCGAGATCGTGTGCCACCTGACCGAGCCCGGCCGCCCGGCGAGTCTGCGGCACGCCACCCGCATGCTCGAACTGGCGGCGGCGTGCCGGGTACCGGCGGTGCTCACCAATCAGGTGCGGTATCTGCAACCCGACGACGCGGTGACGGGCGACGTACTCGACGCCGCGGGTACGTTGCGCCCCCTCGGCGAGTTCGAGCCGCAGCCGAACGCGCAGGCATGGCACAAGCCAGAACCACTCATGCGGGCGCTCGCCGAGCTCGTCGCCGGGCGCACCGACCTCGGCAGTGCGGGTGCCGAGCGGCTGCTCGCGGCCACGGCCGAGCTCGCCGAGCGCGCTGAGCTCGACCCTGACGCCGATGTGCGATGGCGGCAGCCGAAACTGCCCGAGCCCGAGGTGGTCGGCATCGCGGGCGACCCCGACCAGCAGTTGCTGCAGCGCTGCGAGTCCGGTATCACCGAGCGCTACAGCGGTCTCCGGGGCGGCGACCGCGACCGCGTGCTGCGTCGACTCGGCCACGAACTGGCGACCATCCGCAATTTCGGATTCGCCACCTTCTTCCTCAGCGTCGCAAACGTCACCGACCTCATTCGCGACATGGGAGTGCGTGTGCAAGCGCGCGGCTCTGGAGCCGGGAGCCTCGTGAACTATGCGCTGCGCATCTCGAACGTCGACCCCCTCGAGCACGACCTGCTCTTCGAGCGGTTCCTCGGGCGCGCCCGCACGACGCTGCCCGACATCGACGTCGACGTCGAGTCGGCCAGGCGCCACGATGTCTACCACGCGATCTTCGAGCGGTACGGCTCCAACCGCGTCACCCTGCTGTCGATGCAGTCGCGCTACCGCGCCCGCGGCGCGGTGCGCGATGCGGGGCTCGCGCTGGGCCTCGACGACGCACAGATCGATCTCGTAGCGAAGCAGCTGTGGCGCTTCGACGCAGGGCAGTTCCGCGAGGCGATCGCAACGAAGCCCGAGCTCGCCCCCCTCGCGGGGATGCTGCACGATGACGAGTCGCTCGACTTGCTTGTCGAGCTCACCGAACGCCTCGACCGGCTCCCCCGTCACATCTCGATGCATCCGTGCGGTGTGCTGCTCGGCAACGATGAGCTGCTGTCGGTCACGCCCGTGCAGCCGAGCGGCATCGGCCTGCCCATGAGCCAGTTCGACAAAGACGACATCGACGATCTCGGGCTGCTCAAGCTCGACGTGCTCGGCGTCCGCATGCAGTCGGCGCTCGCCTTCGCGAGTGACGAGATCGAGCGCATCCACGGCCCCAGAGCCGCGCTCGCCGGTGGGATTCCCGTCGACGCGCCCTACGTGACCCCGACGGGGCGCGTCGTCCTCGACGACATCCCGCACGACGACGAGGCGACCTTCGAGCACATCCGCACGACCAACACGCTCGGCATGTTCCAGATCGAGTCGCCGGGGCAGCGCGAGCTCATCGGCAAGATGCAACCGGATGAGTACGAAGACCTCATCGCCGATATCTCGCTCTTCCGCCCCGGCCCCATGAAGGGCAACATGGTCGGCCCGTTCCTCGACGTCAAGCACGGCTACACGTCGCCGCAGTACCTGCACCCCACGTTCGCGCCGTTCCTGCGCGAGACCTACGGCGTCGTCATCTACCACGAGCACGTGCTGCGCATCCTGCACCTCTGCATGGGCGTCGACCTCGCCGAAGCCGACGAGCTGCGCCGCCTCATGGAGAAACGGGGCGAGAGCATCGAGGAGCGGTTCCGCCGCGAGACCGCGGCCAACGTCGACGAGCGCGGTCGGCGCCGCTACAGCGATGCCGACATCGACCGCATCTGGCGCGTGCTCGAGGGGTTCGGCTCGTTCGGCTTCTGCAAGGCGCACGGCGCCGCATTCGCCCTACCAACGTGGCAGAGCGCGTGGCTCAAGACCCACTACCCCGCCGAGTTCTTCGCCGGCCTGCTCACGCACGACCCGGGCATGTATCCCAAGCGGCTGCTCGTCGGCGACGCGCGGCGCATGGGCATTCCGATCCTGCCGCTCGATGTCAATCGCTCGGGGCTCGACTACCGGGTCGAGCGCGTGCGCGACACCCCGCCGGGCCAGGCCACGCAACCGGGCGATCTCGGCGTGCGACTCGCGCTCACCGAGGTGCAGGGGGCGACCGCGGCCGAGCTCGACCGCATCTTGTCCGAGCGGCCGTTCACATCGCTCGGCGACGTGGCCGAGCGGGCGAGGCCCTCGCGTCGGCTCTTCGAACGGCTCGCGCTCGTCGGCGCCCTCGACGCGGTCGTGGGGGTCCCCCCGGAGCCCCTCGGCCTCGCGACCATCTCCGCACCCCGAGGAGGTGGCCCCGCGACCGTCACGAGGGGCGCCGCCGCGACCTCGGCTCCCCCGGCCCCGAGTCGCACCGACGTCGTCGCACGCGTGCGCGAGCTCTCGGCGGGCAGGCGCGCGCCCGCGCGTCGGCCCGATGAGGCGCAGTTGCCCATGCTGTTCGACGTGCACGGGACCATCGAACCGCGGCTCCCGCCGCCCGCCCCTCGCGAGCGGGTCATCGACGAGCTCGACATCCTCGGCATCGATCTCTCCGAACACGTCATCGACAGCTACCGACCCATGCTCGACGAGCTCGGCGTCACGCGCGCGGGCGATCTGCTCGACCTGCGGGGCGGCAGCGACGTGCTCGTCGCGGGCATTCGCGTCGCCACCCAGACCCCGCCGATGCGCTCGGGCAAGCGGGTCGTGTTCATCAGCGTCGACGACGGCACGGGATGCGCCGACGCCACTTTCTTCGACGAGGCGCAGCACAAGTCGGGACCATTGCTGTTCGGCACGAAACTGCTCGTCATCCGCGGCACGACCCGCCGCACGGGCGAGCGCGGCGTGTCGATCCAAGCCAAGCAGGCATGGGATCTCAAGCAGCTCTGGTCCGAGTGGAACGCGGCCGGCGCAGCGGCGCAGACTGCCGCCGCAGCCGGGGGGTGA
- a CDS encoding DUF6504 family protein, which yields MEIDEAIEVELTESGAPVRFTWRGVIYGVVSAPEPWVGRRAWWRDGRAARAAGERWLERELWRVDAVPLTGPGPDGTFDLLRDPRRGWSIAEAWNDDLDQRLFA from the coding sequence ATGGAAATCGACGAAGCGATCGAGGTCGAGCTCACCGAGAGTGGGGCTCCCGTGCGCTTCACCTGGCGCGGGGTGATCTACGGCGTGGTATCGGCGCCGGAACCGTGGGTGGGCCGGCGTGCCTGGTGGCGTGACGGCCGAGCGGCCAGGGCCGCCGGCGAGAGGTGGCTCGAGCGCGAGCTGTGGCGAGTCGATGCCGTGCCGCTCACGGGCCCCGGCCCCGACGGCACCTTCGACCTGCTGCGAGACCCGCGGCGGGGGTGGTCGATCGCCGAGGCGTGGAATGACGACCTCGACCAGCGCCTCTTCGCCTAG
- a CDS encoding App1 family protein yields MPFRSLRELLGSLVVRFPPIRDLIRNASIIEDRVRHIRVASVRRRGYLTIAEPYTGYGTTEWVRVLARVQMAPPVRRLGSSPQRRRDRRVRGWRSFTRISAGNVPTTVTIAGERHRIVADRGGVIDVNLPASLTPGWQEVQFESFDGNVTVAPVFIVGPEQRVGLISDVDDTIMVTALPRPFLAAWNTFVLDEHARTPTPGMNVFYERTLRSIGYTTAPAIYLSTGPWNVAPTLARFLGRNLYPAGPLLLTDWGPTPQRLFRSGTDHKVRNLERLAREFPDMKWLLVGDDGQHDEQIYGGFAERHPENVLAVAIRQLSTSEAVLAGGRSMARRSRSASGVPWVYGPDGAALISQLQERGILPETDPHEDGIMQQFRLEITARRNAHRGR; encoded by the coding sequence GTGCCTTTCCGCAGCCTTCGTGAGCTCCTGGGATCGCTCGTCGTACGATTCCCTCCGATTCGCGACCTGATCCGGAACGCGTCGATCATCGAGGACCGAGTACGGCACATCCGTGTCGCGTCGGTGCGTCGCCGGGGCTACCTGACGATCGCCGAGCCGTACACGGGCTACGGCACGACGGAGTGGGTTCGCGTGCTCGCGCGCGTGCAGATGGCGCCGCCGGTGCGGCGCCTCGGCTCGTCGCCACAGCGGCGACGCGACCGGCGCGTGCGCGGCTGGCGCAGCTTCACGCGCATCTCGGCCGGCAACGTGCCGACGACGGTCACCATCGCGGGCGAGCGCCACCGGATCGTGGCCGACCGCGGCGGCGTCATCGATGTCAATCTGCCCGCCTCGCTCACGCCCGGCTGGCAGGAGGTGCAGTTCGAGAGCTTCGACGGCAACGTCACGGTCGCACCCGTCTTCATCGTGGGTCCCGAGCAGCGCGTCGGCCTCATCTCGGACGTCGACGACACCATCATGGTGACGGCGCTCCCCCGGCCATTCCTCGCGGCCTGGAATACCTTCGTGCTCGACGAGCACGCGCGCACGCCGACGCCGGGCATGAACGTGTTCTACGAGCGCACCCTGCGTTCGATCGGGTATACGACGGCGCCGGCGATCTACCTCTCGACGGGGCCGTGGAACGTCGCCCCGACCCTTGCGCGCTTTCTCGGGCGCAATCTCTACCCGGCCGGGCCGCTGCTGCTCACCGACTGGGGGCCCACGCCGCAGCGGCTCTTCCGCTCGGGCACCGATCATAAGGTGCGGAATCTCGAGCGCCTCGCAAGGGAGTTCCCCGATATGAAATGGCTGCTCGTCGGCGACGACGGCCAGCACGACGAGCAGATCTACGGCGGGTTCGCCGAGCGGCATCCCGAGAACGTGCTCGCGGTCGCCATCCGCCAGCTCTCGACAAGCGAGGCGGTGCTCGCCGGAGGGCGGAGCATGGCACGCCGGTCGAGGTCGGCGTCAGGGGTTCCGTGGGTGTACGGGCCCGACGGCGCGGCCCTCATCAGCCAGTTGCAGGAGCGCGGCATCCTCCCCGAGACCGACCCCCACGAGGACGGCATCATGCAGCAGTTCCGGCTGGAGATCACGGCGCGACGCAACGCCCACCGCGGCCGCTGA
- a CDS encoding SOS response-associated peptidase has protein sequence MCGRFVVARASADLIADYGIDEAGEDLPPPSWNIAPTTSIPIIVDSAGRASTSADEGAAGEAGTPAARVRRLAAAKWGLVPPWANDASVGIRAFNARSETAAAKPTFRTAVARRRAVVPASGYYEWHTGPDKVKQPHFIFRRDGDLLMAALYEWWRDPAATADSAEAPWLLSASILTREATGELANVHHRMPVFLDRERMDEWLDPAVTGDNGLVAAIAEHGAEVAARTTLYPVDRAVGDVRSNGPHLLAPLVSEG, from the coding sequence ATGTGCGGAAGATTCGTCGTGGCCCGGGCGTCAGCCGACCTGATCGCAGATTACGGCATCGACGAGGCCGGTGAAGATCTTCCACCCCCGTCGTGGAACATCGCCCCAACCACGAGCATTCCGATCATTGTCGATTCGGCCGGTCGAGCATCCACGTCCGCCGACGAGGGCGCGGCAGGCGAGGCCGGGACACCCGCCGCGCGCGTGCGTCGGCTCGCGGCCGCGAAGTGGGGCCTCGTGCCGCCGTGGGCGAACGATGCCTCCGTCGGCATTCGCGCCTTCAATGCCCGCAGCGAAACCGCGGCCGCGAAACCGACGTTCCGAACAGCGGTCGCAAGGCGCCGCGCCGTTGTTCCCGCGAGCGGATACTACGAATGGCACACCGGCCCCGACAAGGTCAAACAACCACATTTCATTTTCCGCCGGGATGGTGACCTGCTCATGGCCGCGCTGTACGAATGGTGGCGCGATCCAGCAGCGACGGCCGATAGTGCGGAAGCGCCGTGGCTGCTGAGTGCGTCGATCCTCACGCGCGAGGCGACCGGCGAGCTCGCGAACGTCCACCACCGCATGCCCGTCTTTCTCGACCGCGAGCGCATGGACGAGTGGCTCGATCCTGCCGTGACGGGCGACAACGGGCTCGTCGCCGCGATCGCGGAGCACGGCGCAGAGGTCGCCGCGCGCACGACGCTCTACCCCGTCGATCGGGCGGTCGGCGACGTGCGCAGCAATGGGCCGCACCTCCTCGCCCCGCTCGTGAGTGAGGGCTGA
- a CDS encoding TetR/AcrR family transcriptional regulator, translating into MSLRTEPVRARSSARIRALIDATAEVVHRVGIERVTTNLIAEEAGCSIGTLYRYFPDRVAVLRALALQHASTLHDDAQREISRVSPDEAGLKRATVALARTFVDRYRGTPGWAAIGFGHALDLPITVAEQNLVSPPLRGKRTPRQQISRDVALRFSGDDAQLDALTVDLEVALTIIHALVDRAFTSSPEGDAAQLETADLVFGQIAEHVVGAHRDRRRKLAA; encoded by the coding sequence GTGTCACTTCGCACCGAACCCGTCCGCGCGCGCAGCTCGGCTCGTATCCGGGCGCTGATCGACGCCACGGCGGAGGTCGTGCACCGTGTCGGCATTGAACGCGTGACGACGAATCTCATCGCGGAAGAGGCCGGCTGCTCCATCGGGACGCTCTATCGGTACTTCCCCGACCGCGTCGCCGTGCTCCGCGCCCTCGCCCTGCAGCACGCCTCGACCTTGCACGACGACGCACAACGAGAGATCTCGCGGGTGTCGCCCGACGAAGCCGGACTGAAGCGGGCGACCGTCGCGCTTGCGCGCACCTTCGTCGACCGCTACCGCGGAACGCCCGGCTGGGCGGCGATCGGCTTCGGGCACGCCCTCGATCTCCCGATCACGGTGGCCGAGCAGAACCTCGTGTCGCCGCCGCTCCGCGGCAAGCGGACGCCGCGCCAGCAGATTTCGCGCGATGTCGCACTGCGCTTCAGCGGCGACGACGCGCAGCTCGACGCGCTGACGGTCGATCTCGAAGTCGCGCTGACGATAATCCACGCGCTCGTCGACCGCGCGTTCACCTCCTCACCGGAGGGCGACGCAGCCCAGCTCGAGACGGCGGACCTCGTCTTCGGCCAAATCGCCGAACACGTCGTCGGCGCGCACCGCGACCGCCGGCGCAAACTCGCGGCGTAG